CGCTGCACTGGAACAGTAAAAAGCATTGGTCATTTCAACTCAGCGCCAGTGCGTGAACTCCCGAATGTGTCAGAACAACGGTCGAAAGTTTGTGCAAACAACGGattctttttgctttcgccGGAACGGATGTATGGTTACGCAAATAAAATGCGATAACATCGCGAATCAGTTTTGCCTCGAGCGAGTGTGTGACTTACCGCGAATCGTAATACGTTTTGCTAGTCCCTATGAGCCGGTCACAGCCGTGGATGACGGAATGCTCTTTATGAACGGTTGCTGACGATGGACGTTGGTGCGTCCACATCCGGTCACGTTGGATGGATTTGTTTTCTGGCTTAGCATTCAAACGGTAATGCATGCggaaaattggtttttttcatgtttataAATATGTCATTCAATCGCTTTCGGCATTGcagaaaatgaattattttacACTTTCTACGACATTGACGATTGACTACTTCAAAATGTGAACTTAAATGTGGATGAAACTTAAATAATAGAAATTTTATAAGTAAGCTCATCGGTTTATCAGAGTATCGGTAGAAAATTTGATAATCGTGATAatgggggtttttttctttaacaTAGTTTTGCCTTATCCCGGACAATTCACATCGAAGTTGTTTGTACTGATTCAAGTTATCagttgtttgtgtttattaGCGGCATTATTGTTGACCCAAGCGTGACATGAAAACTACATAACTAGATTAATGCCTGACTGGTGACTACTTACAATCTAACATCTCACCACACCAATGATGCAAAATACTCACTCGAATGGAGAATTAATCATAATTTCTTAGAATAAAACATGATTCGGTGAAATTTCTCGGGCGCATTTCTAGTATTAACATAGGCTTAATGAATCATATGTGGGATTTTTGGTGACCTCACACTAGCCCCGGTGAAGCCCCGAGTAAAGATTAAAAATATATGTGTAGGTATGGTAGTACTTATACATATGGCCATGGCAGAATCAACACATACAAAGTTCTGCAGCCGGttcgaaaagggggaaaatgtACGACGGATGCTTATGCGCTTCACAACAATGCACATTTACTaatgttttgaataaatttcgTTAATGTAATTTAACGCATGGTTAACTTAGGAGGTAGTCGAACACACCCGGTAAGgtatggaaaatgaaaagtcaTAAAGCATCGTCGAACGAAATTCGAAACAATTGTCAATTGTCACGCCGGTGGTTGGGGTGACCTCCCCCCGCTGGAGCAGTTTATAATCGCAGCACAGTGCAACATCTGGACAAGATGTGGTCTTTTTCCAGTTGCTCCAACAATCCGGACAGGGGACAGTCGACTCTAAGGAGCACATATGGCGACAGCAGGGACCATCGGGCAATGAGTAGGAGCATAAAACGTGCATTCACGATTTCTCCCCACCACGGCTGGCACGGTGGCTGGCGTAACCAGCTTTATGAATGAGAAAAATTATGAATACACGGCGAGGAAAAATAATTTCCGGCCAGCTTGGCCGCTTAGTCGCTTGGCCAAACAAACAGTTAACCAGCAGCATGCGTCTGCGTGCCTGCTGGGCTGGTCATATACCGAAGGCAAGGCCGCATTGTTCGTGTCGCCTGGATCCGGGTGCTGGTGAGTGAAAATTCTAAAGAAGACAAGAAtttgcaaccagcagcatagAAGCAGGATAGTCAACGGGCACTAGTTTGCAGCGAATCTTTTTATAGACACCTTTGAGCGATGGACACACGAAAACGTGACCGTTTTGCGTAATGAAAATATCCATTTGCATACTCCGGCGCTAGAGAATGGACGCTTCATTAGCTGTTAACCCATGTTTATAAGCAGTTGTTAGTTGAGTTGTGTGTTCacattttgaaaataattttaccAATAGAATGTGCATGCAATCACTACGACCACAATTCAGCAGAATGGTATGGTTCCCTATCCTTATTCTACTCGTGATTTTATCCACAGTTAACATTAAAAGCAGTATATATAATCCTCATATGAGCCAGCTTCCAACGACGTCTTAATtagatgaaaagcgaaaagaatcCCATTGAATGTGCCAATCGAATAAGCAAACAGCTACCGCTACCGAAATCGGGGGAATGCGATTCACACAAAAACGATTGAAATTCTTAATACCCTAATATGGCAGCTCGTAAACGCAGTACACGCGAATCCAATTAATGGAACCCACAACTTAGCGGTTCTTGCACCAATGACTTCCTGATGAAGCAAACCGTGAGATGTTTCAATGGCAAAGGCTTACTTAAAAAGTGAGTCGTCTCCTAGTCgccattgttttgtggttAGCGACCATCCCATTGCGCAGTACGCGTGGAACGAAACCATAAGATTCGCAGGTGAAAATTCCTTCACGTGGTTCTAACAGCCACGTTCTTTACTGACGCCCAGGTTTACGGTGGGAGTGTAGTTGACTTGctgtttttttaattgaaaatctaATGAATTGGTAATTAAATTGGTCACCGcaaatgagcagcagcgttaGTCGATTACCTCGGGAGTTTTAGGAAAACAAGGCAACAATAAACTGGCGGGCGACATTTTTACGATCGTACGCACGTAGACACACTGTACGGTTTGAATGAATACTTACCTTATGATTGCTTAAttctttcgttgtttttcgtATTCTCCATCGAACGCAACCACCATTAGTAAGGCAAGTCAGCGCGCTTTGTGTGGAATTCTGCAAAAGGATAAGATGAGTTGGGGACATTTAAAAAGGGCCATGCCTTAAAATGCGCTATATTTATTATTGAGTAATTTCGAAATGATTCCAAACGCATGTTAGAATACGATTTAACTTATCTACCGTCCTGTAAGAAACAGATGCTGAATAAAATGTGTAATAATCAAAAGCGAAACgtgatttgtaaaaaaaatgataagcATGTCCTGCGATCGTTAGCAGTTTCAAATAGTTTTAACCTCTGCGTAATATATGGCAACTATCGAAACACTCAAAGGAACTTGGTGTAGGAATAAGATGTTGTGGCTATGTTTTAGGTTGATTAGAGAAGTTGCACTAAAACCAAGTGGTTTTTTGAGTGCGATCAGTCTATTACTAAATGAATGAGTGACGCTCAGTAGCAAAGGAATTTGTCAGATGGTCAACTGCCGGCAAAGATCAAACGTGAAACATGTGAAGTGTGCTCTTGATTCGATTGGTGTCGCCCCAATCCATAAGCAGATATATGCGTTTGATGGCGGGTGCAATGCTTTGAAAGTCAACAGCACGATGTCCTAGTGTTACATTAACCCAAACGCTCACCCGAAGTATCCACAGCCATGGTTGTGGGTAATTGTTTGATTCGAATTTTATTGGTCACTTCACTTAAACTTCGGGCTCTGCTAGGTCACGCGCGTTTAAACAACCCcttcgagtggtggtggtagtttgTTCGTTGAACGTTTCTATCATTTTGTTCCAGTGTGACCTTATTGCTTATGATTTtgatactgatgatgatctaTAGTGCCCTTAGGATGACTCGATGAACAGTCTCAACTATCTGAAAGCATAACAGCCCGGAAATCTATTTATGTTGCGCAAATACACATGCAAGGGTCAAAAACATGAGGTAGCCGTATTAGTCATTGATATTCCACCATTCATTACTATCGTTCGTTAAAATTGTTCATAGTTTGGAATTTTAGTCGGCTTAGAATGTGTTCTAGAACCAGATCGCATCATAACAGCATTTTTGTCTTGTCGGCTAGTCATCATCACGACACCGCTTTGTGTTTGCTCTCTTTAGCTGTTCAAGAGATATTTTTAGATTCAAAGTAAGTCCTGTGACTatcgtttgcttcattttctcaACTACCAGACATGTATCAGACATGCGGCATTTAGTTTTAGATGAGTTAGTGAACGACTTAAAATATTTCGTGATGATTGGACTCGGAAACTAATCTTGGTTAATGTGGCGCTGTCATGTCTGGTAGATGCAAAAGTCTTGGGACGTGCATCCCGATCACAATCGGTGCGGAACGCTAGactcataaatcaaacaaacggaaGATCGCTGACGATCAACAACGATCGGATTGTTTGAGTTGGTGAGAATAGGGATCTTTCTAAATTAAATATGTAAAGACAGGAATAACGGATGCTTCCAGTGTATTAATGCTACCGGCAGTCATAGCCTCTAGCACGGTAATCTACACAGCTTTGAAGACAGATCAACacaattcgttcgtttgtttgcttcctccGAAATGCAAGTTTGGATTGCGCGACCTCAGTAAATGCTATTGACCTGCATTTGACTCTGACGGGTTGGATTCTCACAGCATCATGCGTGGAAGAGATTGACACGAGGGTCACAAGATAAAGGTCCTTTTGGAGCTAAACGATTTCATAATGGTGAACCATTATGCCGAAATGTGCTTATGTCGTTTTGGGTGAAATGAGAAATTACGGTAAAAATGAACATGCCACGCACGACATAGCTTCATTTGCACCAAATTAATGCTGCGGAAATGACTTCATATGCTGAAGTACTTCTAATATGGCTGATAATATCGGAAACGAGAAAATACACCCAATTGCGACGGTCAGCATGTACCCGTTAATGTGCGATAAAGCTGACGCTGCTATTAGTGCTATTTATGATACGTCCGATGCTCAACGCGTATCGCTGAAAATACCACATGTTATTTTGAGTATCCTTGCCAGTGATTTCAATCCTGTTTCAGCCAACAATTTTTGTAACTTATTCTCATAATTCACAAGGCGTTATAAATTAATCTCATAATATATAATAGCATAATAATAATTGCGTTGGAATGTGTTATTCTTATGTTGTAGTATGGCTGTCAGTAATGcttataaaaaatgtaaaactatttattttgttaaatAGTTATAGCATAAAGTATTAATAAAACCTGTTTTGGAAACAAAGTGTGCTTGCTGATGGAATATACACTAGAAACTATGAGTCAACTCAGGAGGTACCATTGTGACATGGGCCAGATACTGTCTTAGTACTTGACAATAAGATCGCTGAGGAACGACACCAAAGACTATTCTCAGAAAACCGCATTGGATCCAGTCCCAAGAACAAGGCTGATGTTAGAGATGATAATATAAAGTGCCGATGAAACCAGGAAATCGTAGCTAATAATAAATCAcgcagtgacagtggcgtcaGTAAATAAAACGAACCCAAGCCGCGTTGTGATGATAGATGCGTTGAGTCGCATACATGACTGCACTTCGTGGTGGCCGTGTAAGACGATAGTGTTCGCGCGAGCGCCTGAGCTGCATCGGCTTGACACTTTCATTAATGGAAACATTGGTGAACAGAACGGCAAATGCTGTGTTGGTGGGTATAATggtcaaaatgaaaaaaataatcgTCAATTGAGCATATGAACAAAAACTGTTCTGAGTGAGTGTGAACGTGTGCGTTTAATTGAATAACGGCCATGCTTTCTGATAGTGAGCACTTGTAGATTATTCCTCAATTCTTGAATGCcaaatcaatcatttttctACGAGTTTTTATAATCTGTGCAATTCAACAGCTGGTTTTGGTAGTCAGAGATTGATTGATGAGTATCAATTGattcataaatattcaaaaattGCTTATCATTCACTAATTGCAAATAGAATATGATATGTTCAAGCGAATAAAGGTACTTAAGCTACAATTGGTGGAAATTTGAGTAGATTCTAGTGTATCGTTTTGTGCAAATAATGCATAAACCTCAATCCATGTCGTAGCAATGGATTTCAATAAGATTCTCTTCCATGATTCTTCTAGATTGGGTGAGCAGAACCATTAATGCAGCCTTATCGGATGAGAAGACTACACCCGTTGCTGGTCTAGTGGTTCAGTATGTAGCTTTTAGGGATTGGAAAACATCGTAAATCTTTTCGAACGGTCCTAGAATTGCACTTTCGGTGTTGTAGGGAAGTGTAACTAAGTGTACTGCAAAGAACAGAAGGAAAAGTAGGAATAGTGAAAATGTTTGGTCTTCGCTTCCGGTTGGTCTGGGAGAATCCGCCGAACCGTCTGCCCTAGGTCTTGCTTGTTGTTATATTCTTGCTCGTACGATCCACCTAATAAAAGGGCAACCATTAACAGCAACTGTAGCCGACGGCCCTGGTTGGAGGCAGGTACCGCAGCTTGGCAGACGGTACATCGGTTAAACCTCTAGACACTATTTGAGCATAGATTTTGATGTTAAGCATGCCAGAAGTTTAGCACTGGCATTATACTGCATTGCTCCTGGCAATGAAACAACGTACGGTCACATGGTACATGCATCTCTGACTATGGACATATTATTGAAAACCATTTGCCGCGTTTAAACTTCACATTAAAACCAGATGGTACCGCATACGATGAGAACATTTGGTGGAAAGAATTGTGGATGTGTAGTacaaaaattggaaatacaGCTATGCAATGTCCATTTTTTTACGATTATAAAAAGctgcaaatatttttttttcatagcTACTAAACAATATAAACCGGATGCACAAGGATTACCGAATATGACAATGTAGACTGGAGCAAAACGAATACAACGAATAAGCCATTATATTAATGGCTTAACAGCTGTTAGTACTAAAACAGATTTCGTCCTCGTTATAGTTTGGTACTTCGTACGACTGCTGCTGTAATTGTTTGTGTCGATTATGGTACAAATGTTTATGCTATAATCGCTTCACACATTTTCATAAACTCTTTACTTATAAGACCTACAGCAAAAAGGATCACGTGTGTAAAtggtaattaatttaattgactTAAAAAGCCATATGGAAGCCAAATAATACGTATGTAACGCATCTTAACtagcggaaaaaaggaaaaaaaactttagaACTGATTACGAAACCCATTGCACAACAAACCAAACTAAAGCAAATGATGCACACAACGTGATAGTGAGCCAGCTACAgttaaaaaacttttcccataaCCTGAAACCCATGTACCAAAATAGAGCTGCAGGGAGAGTCCAGGTCAGCTCCTAATCCTAACAATCAATACTCTCTATGCGAGAAAAGCTTCAATCGGCTCACAAAACTTTAGATATTAGAGGCGCCGTCGCCTACCTTTCCGCGCTACCATCGAACAGAAGGTTGTAATGCTGTTGTCGTTAGCAATCCGGAGGTCAGTTTCAGGCGCTGACCTGTTTAGCTGATGGTcgaaagatttatttttccttctgGACAGCCGTTCAGCCTTACCAGAAGGCAAGGCAAAGTTATCCTTCATATCTTCGCAGTGTCCTGCAATCGCaagcaagaaggaagaaagggaaagaagaacgaaagCTGTTGGCGTATGCTTCGCGAAGAATTGTACAACATTAATCGAAGGCTTAGCCAGACGCTGTCTTATCTTGGGACGTGTTGAGTCTTTGAGCTAGGTAAGATGGCAAGGTAGAGATGAAATGTGTCGAGTTGAGGTCTTCCGGTTGAGATAGAAATAGACGGAGCAGGATGGGAAAAACTGAGCTTCTCATTTCAACGTAGAAAGATAACGAATGGGAACTTTTCTTATTACACTACGTTTCGTAACGTAAACGATGAATAATTTTGTGGTTTCTAAATGTGGTTTCGGCATCGCTGCAGTCTATGCTTCACCTCAATATCATGCCTCAATTAATCAGGCGTAAAATAGCCCCATGACGAAGGATCGTATGCATTTCACGCCGGCATCTGTGCAATTATCACTCCATCACGAGTGCAAAtgcaaagagaagaaaagagaaagagagagatagagacagagagaagctGGCGACCACCACAATGCACCTCAAGATTAGCTTGAAGCGCGTGTTTGTAATTGCTGTACCAACCGCCCGAAATCGGACAACCCAGGTATCGAGCCTTACCGTCTCGCTATCAATGAAGCAAACGTAAAACATATGAACGGAGAGGGAACAATGAGGACATAGATGGAGCCGAAACGTGGTGCTTCGTAGCAGATGGCGTGTAGAAACCTTggctgtgtgtgcatttgagCCAGAAAATGCCCTCtcaaagcaacaacagctgatGCAGCCCGATTTGACGCCGGTCAGAGGACGACGGTGCACTGACCAGACCGTCCATGAGGCTggtcgtctggtctggtggctAGGAAGTTGGTTAAACAAAAGCTACAGGGATTTTCGGGTGTACGCATGCGAGGTGTTGGCGTTGGGTTGAATAGTAAGGGCCCAATGAATGCATCAGTGGTAAAGACGTGTATCACCGTAGTGTGTGCACCTGGGCACTTGGGAGTATGACCAGGGGTAACGTGAGATGTACATAGAATGATGATGTGAGAGGGATAGATTTCATTGAACGATGGGATGGCTTTTGTAGCGTTTTGGGCATTTTGTGCTTtcaatttctatttttctatCCAGTTTTGAATCTTCTGCAATCGCCTAAGAAGCTGTAAGTCTAGCATAGTTTAAAGCTGTCTGAAGAAGATATCAAATTACATCAGCTAGATTTATTGATAAGGGGCAACTCAATGACTGATCCATAAGTAATATACAATTTTGCGCCACTTTGTAAACGATAATAAAACTACTTATCGACATAAGATATTTAGATATCTATATAAGATATAATACAAGTCAGTACAATAACAATTGTGTTTCACTGTGATTAAAAGATTAAATAATTCTTATTTTGTCGGCTTCGTAAAACTATTTTACGTTAACTTCAAACCATCTCAACTAGCTATAGCTTTGTAGCTGGATCAATGTTTCTGTTATTGCCTAGTGCCGTTTGCTCATGTTCTAAATTTAACATGAAAGTCATAATCCTTTTTCGAATGAGCAAACCGTGTTTTTGCGCAAAAAACGCCGTTCTGACAGAAGATACTCTCGGCTCAATTGCAGTCTGGGATGGCTGCCCACCCCTCCCGTACGCATTCAAAATTCATCGCCATCCGGCTGTAGCATGGTGATTGCGACAAAATTGAATCGTTTGTCTTCTACCCCCATAACGCACCCTCATCGATTGAATGTCCGTTTAGGGCAAGATTCGACTAACATATCCTGTCTGCACTATGCCTTGTCGGTGGCAAGGGTGGATCCGGGTTTGTACGTCCCTGTTAGCGTCACTGTTTGCATTGCGTACGGCGGGTTAGAGAACCGAACGGCAGACATCAGACGGCTCCGTCCCCGGTGGCAACCATGGCAACCGCCGCCATCCGATCTTTCGTAGGTGGATCTAGCAGGAGGGAGAGTCATCAGGAAAATCCAAAATTTCGACCCTCCTGTATTCGACTATGCTATGGACCAAATTTCCCCGAGCGTAATGTACAGAGAATATCGATTTTCCATACCCTCGTCCAATTTTCGTCGTCACTGGGTTTATACGCCGGTTACGCTCTCGtgtacaactcatttcaagGTCGACGAGGAAAGTGACATCGGACGAGATATACGCCCAGATTTCATCTCTTCTGAGATCTGAGAAGGGTAAACAGTGCCAAAAATTAATATGCTCGATGACTGGCCTCTGACTGACGTGGGGGGCCCTACAActagtgcagcagcatctacgTCAACCGGCGTGGTGTACGTGGAGGGCTTGAATTCGTCGGATTCGAATCGTCGGAGCCTTATCGAACACGTTATCAGTTACGGACAAAGCCCGCGTTGCACACAATTCGTTATCAGAGCAAGACGTGCCAGCTCAGAACCGCTTCGGTAAGGTGCATGGAGGCACCGGCATTCAGGTTAGCGTTCGCTAGTCATCAGTTGTTTACCATAACTTTACCACCGAACTGGCCGTGAGTAATCGTAGTAGTACCACTCGTCAGAATGATGGCGAAGTATCTAGAGTCGGCGATGGCGTCGACGAtggtgttggtagtggtgttgTCTACCGTGTGCAGTTTGGTCGGTGGCGCCAAGATTCTAGTAGTTTATCCGAGCATCAGCAAGACGAATTACATCTTTGGCCAGGCGTTGTTCGAAGAACTGGCTACACGTGGCCACAATGTAAGCGTTATCGTGATTGTGTATGTGAACTGGGACGATGGTCTTAAGGTCTTCTCCCCCCCACAAACTGTATTTCAGGTGACGATTGTAAGTCCATTCGAGGTACAGTACACCCAGGAGAATATACGGCAGGTAAGGATAACCGGGTTATTCAGTCACATCGAAGGTGGGTAGAGCGCACGGCTACGTCGAATACTGTTCCCCGTCCACGGACCACGACTACTAACACCGCGCGTCTATCATTAGATTACGGTCTCAATGTGAACGTGTTCACCAAGCGCGACAAGTCCAGCTTCTATGGCAACACCAATCTCATCTACGGGACGGCGGCGATAGCCGATTACACCTTAGGACATCCGAAGCTGCAGGAGCTGCTCCGGAACCCGACCGAGACCTTTGACCTGCTCATTCTGGATCAAGTGCTTTGCGACAGTTTGCTCGGGTAAGTCCCCGTGCCCGTTGCACGCTTATCAAATAACGCTCACTAAATGTTCTGTGGTTTTGTTCTGCAGTTTGGCTTATCACTATGGCATACCGGCGATTGTGTATAGCTCATCAGGGCCCGACAAGTACACCAACGAAATGGTGGCTAATCCACATAACTCTGCGTACAATCCGATACCATCGCTCGGGTACTCCGACCGGATGACGCTGGTGCAGCGTGTCTGGAACACGTTCGTCTCGATATGTGAGCAATTCAACTACAAGTACCTGTATCTACCGTCCCAGGAAGCGGTTTATCAGCGGCATTTTCAacgcaccagcaaccaccttccccccttGCTGGATCTAATCCACAACGTGAGCCTCGTGATGGTCAATAGCCATCCGGTGATCACCTTTGCGCGACCGATGGTGCCAAACATGCTCGAAATTGGCGGGGCTCACTTACGGACATTCGAAGATACCGGCTTCTCGCAGGACGTCATCAACTGGGTCGAAAAGGCACAGAACGGGGTCATTTACTTCAGTGTCGGTACGAACATCCGGTCGGCGGATTTTCCCGATTATTTGCGAGAAGCATTCACACGAGCATTCGCTCGGTTGGACCAGGTGCTCGTCATCTGGAAGTGGGAAAACGCAACGCTTGCGAACCAGCCACCGAATGTCATCGTGGGTCCGTGGAtgccacagcaacagctgttGGCACATCCGAACGTTCGGCTACACATCACTCACGGTGGATCGCTGAGCATGATGGAGACGGTGTATTATGGTAAACCGATCCTTGGATTACCGTTGGCCGGTGATCAGGAGATTCTCGTCAATCGGGCAGTGGATGCCGGGTATGGTCTGAAACTGGACTATCAGAACATAACCGAGGATATGGTGTTCGAACAGATACAACGCATCATGAACGATCGGAGGTAGGTGATCCAGGACTGAAGGAAACTCCATAGATTCATTAATTTCCTATTTGTTTGTCTTGCCAGCCATCGTCAAGCGGCACTGCAAGCATCACGACACTTCCGCGAACAGCCCCAGAAACCGATGGAGAAAGTGATGTACTACATTGACTTTGTGCTCAAGCGAGACGGAGGCGTCAGTTATCTGCGCAGCGGGGCCCTTTTTCTGTCCTTTTGGTCTCGACATGTAGTTGACGTGGCCATAATGGCAATCCTCATTGTGATGGTGCCCGTAGGGCTCTTTGCCACGCTAATTCAAGTCATTCTGCGAAAAACCCATGACCGGAAGGtgcagaaaaacacacaactcTCCACGGAGAGCAAGCGACCCGACCAGCAGAAACTAATGAagggaaatgcaaaaatgaaGCGAAATTGAGTTTTTCTTTGATATTTCCTGAACGGCTTCTTTTTCCCCGTCTACACGTTACACAATCCGTTTTAATAAAAGATAAGTAATACCTATGTAGAGATTTGTACAACCACCGAAAATTGATTACAGAGCTTGCGGCACTAGACAAGCTTGCTTAATGATGCTGATTAGGACGAACGCAGAAACCCATGGCCACATTAAGCCCGTATTGGTACACCGGCTCACCAATGGTGTTCAGTATTTCTGAGCAAAATTGGCCTACATCATCAACCCTCGGTGTGATGGGGGGACACAATGATTGCTTTTATCCTCGCAAATTTACTGTGCAGCGGCACACAACATCGGCTCacattttgcttttgccaacGCAAACATTTCCACTCGCGTCATGCAGCAAACGCTACATACATCCGGCGTCCGGCGTTGGCGGTGTCGGCACAATGTAGGAACGAGTAGTGGCTGGCTCTTTCGATCCGATAGCCCTAAACCTAGGGGTTCATGACGGTGGTAAGCCGCTTATAGCACAGGCCAAGTTCGGCCAATTTTTCCATCCTCGACCTCTTCCACcagcgacgatgatggtgatgatgatgatgtgttggCGGCTGCAGGACGCGTTGAGTTTTGACCCAAGGCTGAAACGTGACGAACGACGCGAGTGACAGAAgctggcaacgacgacgacgaagaaccCAGATAGATGAATGGGCGTTCGGTTGCCATTTGAAAAtttttgctgctcctgatgtTGCCACTCTGCGCATCCGGCTATAGTTTCGCACAACAAtgcgcgtgtgtttgaatGGCAATGCAGGATTTTTCAGATCCTCTTTCCACTACTTGTGGTCCAAGGGTGGGAGGCAAAATACTGAAAATGCAAATCGAGACCCCGGGTTGATGGCATGGGGTTTGATGTGGTTTAAGGCCAGCTGAATGACAGACAGCGTGAGGGCGACTATATGGTGGCAGTTTGCTTCAATTAGAAGAACGCAGGATGGGACTTATAGTCGCCCGTGGTGTTGTGAGCATCAATGCCACCAACGGTGCACCGGATGAGCGTACGGAGCACGGAGAAAAAGTAAATATTTAGCATCCAGCTCCAGAGCTGGTAGCCGTCTATGCCGTCGGGGTATGCCAAGGGATAGTATAATGGGGTTGCAAGGTCTCCAACAGGGATGCGGTTGCCAACCAATCAATGCACTCGAAATGTCCGTCTTGTTGTGCCGCTCTGCGTGAGTGAAGCGTATGGCGAATCAATATACCCGCTGGGTTAGAATAATGAACCGTTTCTAATGTAGTGCGTATTCATTGATCCTGTTTTCTGCTGATGTGGTCCACCCTTGGGGCTTTGGTAGTTCCACCAAGCCACCTATTGTTTTAGCAAGTGCAGCTCGATTAGtatggtggttttgtggtacGGCTTAACTCAACGAGCTAGATTTACACTTACAATAGTAAGCAAAAGTCCAGGAAAGGATTGTAAAACCAAGGAAAACAATGTAGCTTAACGTAGAAATAGAATAAGAGCGCTAATGACGGACGACTTGAATCATACCAAAATGCAGATAATAGATAATATTTTAATAAGTAGACCTACAGGCATACAGGCTTTTCAAAGTAGAATTAGATCATATTCAGTTTCTGGAAATATGTCAGTAATGTTTGCAAGGCAAGCATGTAACATGCCCTGTGCCCAGTGTCGGAGTACTTTAGGGAGTCTACTAATCGTGTAATTATAAAACCGATAAATAAATCGATGATATCAAACGATAACTTAAATACATTCCCAACGAAAGGAACTACATTCGTCATCGACACTGGTACAAAGGAGGTAATGCAGCATTTCTAACAAGATCTATGAATAAAGGTTATAAGAGACAGTTATAGAAATCTTGGAATTCATATGATGACAGCGGTGGTATGAATCGTCTCTGTTACGGACTACCCAATATCGTAATCTATAACCTGCACCGGAAGCACGAACCGAAATGTCAAATTTATCCATGGCAGCGCCATCGCCGGTTATCTCGGTTAGTATATCCAGACGCCC
This sequence is a window from Anopheles darlingi chromosome 3, idAnoDarlMG_H_01, whole genome shotgun sequence. Protein-coding genes within it:
- the LOC125957048 gene encoding UDP-glycosyltransferase UGT5-like, whose protein sequence is MMAKYLESAMASTMVLVVVLSTVCSLVGGAKILVVYPSISKTNYIFGQALFEELATRGHNVTIVSPFEVQYTQENIRQVRITGLFSHIEDYGLNVNVFTKRDKSSFYGNTNLIYGTAAIADYTLGHPKLQELLRNPTETFDLLILDQVLCDSLLGLAYHYGIPAIVYSSSGPDKYTNEMVANPHNSAYNPIPSLGYSDRMTLVQRVWNTFVSICEQFNYKYLYLPSQEAVYQRHFQRTSNHLPPLLDLIHNVSLVMVNSHPVITFARPMVPNMLEIGGAHLRTFEDTGFSQDVINWVEKAQNGVIYFSVGTNIRSADFPDYLREAFTRAFARLDQVLVIWKWENATLANQPPNVIVGPWMPQQQLLAHPNVRLHITHGGSLSMMETVYYGKPILGLPLAGDQEILVNRAVDAGYGLKLDYQNITEDMVFEQIQRIMNDRSHRQAALQASRHFREQPQKPMEKVMYYIDFVLKRDGGVSYLRSGALFLSFWSRHVVDVAIMAILIVMVPVGLFATLIQVILRKTHDRKVQKNTQLSTESKRPDQQKLMKGNAKMKRN